A window from Carassius auratus strain Wakin chromosome 48, ASM336829v1, whole genome shotgun sequence encodes these proteins:
- the LOC113065643 gene encoding ensconsin-like isoform X1: MAERDGSDVCQSSSQGSDYLLRADEKSSWSQPDSSASGQYTYTIPSPTDIHIVTRPEPLTLKIDERQRLARERREELEKQNAVRDSKWIEREERSRQFHERQLEERRKKLDEQRDKEDRRRAAVEEKRRQKLEEEKVRNEAVIRRTMERSQRVRPKSNRWSWGGTISTSTSHISGFDDSAVFPLDLAGLEHNHGVFSLAHQQQFCSKYTDRRTVSTMNLSKPTDPVISKRLSYSSATLLNSPDRALQKQTSLSSSCLIKKTQSKSQISKEKIPQDKSAGTRRMPLTPWENTMINRLQTPTQSYLARSRSAMSLSGEAVTHVCPRSASCHPVSSMSFKSIQSRSAERPIKAGLTFERPVRAGYIPPDSSTRRKTTQILPIDRKDKDNVRKSWSNLSYPTSSLSLFTPKRSPSPAGHRCRVTNPSPTRGSTKPLQKTPNLKKSRSPPPPTSIPLSPSNPSSSSGNLRPNRVTSESPRVTPEGEGAKKEDVEPPKVKPEAPTTKSEPSPESSGSSPTTRPSAGTTDPEEASRLLAEKRRQAREQREREEEEKRLQEEAERRSREEMARRKAEERAKREEEAQRQAEEKKRQEEEEAKRLEEEKAQKEKEEAERLQRQKEEEEARQREEAERLRLEREKHFQKEEAERMERKKRLEEIMKRTRRSDQKTTPQRNGEGSQQSGQNSASSVSSSPSVSMSAPQAPEISETIRSDSNGHMGTSFITPKLPTSGHSVTALLRENGTVTEAFEEVIDVPTGSKLSRQDGDGEEVENEEEERRKVPLLAFRENGSMHDVSGLEENLAQ; encoded by the exons ATGGCGGAGCGGGATGGAAGCGACGTCTGTCAGAGCTCAAGCCAAG GCTCTGACTACCTTCTTAGAGCAGATGAGAAGTCGTCATGGAGTCAGCCAGACTCCTCTGCGTCTGGACAGTACACCTACACCATTCCCAGCCCTACAGACATACACATCGTTACCAGACCAG AGCCTCTCACGCTGAAGATCGATGAAAGGCAGAGACTCGCCCGTGAACGAAGGGAGGAGCTGGAGAAGCAGAATG ctgtacgGGATTCCAAGTGGATTGAGAGAGAGGAGAGATCCAGACAGTTTCATGAGAGACAGCTGGAAGAGCGCAGGAAAAAGCTTGATGAGCAGCGGGATAAAGAAGATAGGAGACGTGCTGCTGTGGAGGAGAAACGACGGCAGAAACTGGAGGAGGAGAAG GTCCGGAATGAGGCTGTTATCAGGAGGACCATGGAGAGGAGTCAGAGAGTCAGGCCGAAGTCCAACCGCTGGAGCTGGGGTGGAACAATCTCTACTAGCACCTCACACATCAGCG GTTTTGATGATTCTGCTGTCTTTCCGTTGGATCTAGCTGGGCTGGAGCACAATCATGGTGTTTTCAGCTTGGCGCATCAGCAGCAGTTTTGCtctaaat atACTGACAGAAGGACAGTCTCTACTATGAATCTGTCCAAACCCACAGACCCAGTCATTTCAAAACGCCTGTCATATTCCTCAGCCACCTTGCTGAATTCACCAGATAGAG CCTTACAGAAGCAGACATCTCTCTCGTCGTCTTGcttgattaaaaaaacacaatctaaATCCCAAATCTCCAAAGAGAAGATCCCTCAGGACAAATCAGCAG GTACGCGTCGCATGCCTCTTACCCCATGGGAGAATACAATGATCAATCGACTACAGACACCAACACAATCCTACCTGGCCAGGAGTCGCAGCGCCATGTCTTTGTCTGGAGAAGCAG TGACCCACGTTTGTCCTCGCTCAGCCTCCTGTCACCCAGTGAGCTCCATGTCCTTCAAGTCCATCCAGTCACGCAGCGCTGAGCGACCAATCAAAGCAGGCCTTACTTTTGAGAGACCAGTCAGAGCAGGGTATATCCCTCCAGATAGCAGCACTCGCAGAAAGACCACCCAGATTCTCCCG ATTGACAGGAAGGATAAAGACAATGTGAGAAAGTCGTGGAGTAACCTGTCATATCCCACTAGCAGTCTGAGCCTGTTCACACCCAAGAGATCTCCTTCACCTGCCGGTCATCGCTGCAGGGTCACCAATCCTTCCCCCACCAG GGGCTCTACTAAACCTCTTCAGAAGACACCTAACCTGAAAAAGTCCAGGTCTCCTCCTCCACCAACATCAATTCCTCTGTCTCCCAGTAACCCATCCTCATCATCAGGCAATCTCAGGCCCAACAGAGTGACATCCGAGAGCCCGAGAGTTACCCCAGAAGGAGAGGGGGCCAAAAAAGAGGATGTTGAACCTCCTAAAGTTAAACCTGAGGCTCCTACAACTAAATCAGAACCATCTCCTG AAAGTTCAGGAAGTTCTCCAACTACACGGCCCTCTGCAGGCACAACAGATCCTGAGGAGGCATCACGACTGCTGGCTGAGAAGCGACGGCAGGccagagaacagagagagagagaagaagaggagaaaagacTGCAGGAAGAGGCTGAAAG GCGTAGCAGGGAGGAAATGGCCCGCAGGAAGGCAGAGGAACGAgcaaagagagaggaggaggcaCAGCGGCAGGCCGAAGAGAAGAAGAGacaagaggaggaggaggcaaAGCGTTTAGAGGAGGAGAAAGCTCAGAAGGAGAAAGAGGAAGCGGAGCGCCTGCAGAGACAg aaagaggaagaggaggcccGTCAGAGAGAAGAGGCAGAGCGTCTGCgtctagagagagagaaacacttcCAGAAAGAGGAGGCGGAGAGAATGGAGAGGAAGAAA CGCCTTGAGGAAATTATGAAACGCACACGCCGATCTGATCAG AAAACCACCCCACAGAGAAATGGCGAGGGAAGCCAGCAGAGCGGACAGAATTCAG CGAGTTCAGTGTCCAGCAGCCCTTCAGTAAGCATGTCGGCCCCTCAGGCTCCAGAGATCTCTGAGACCATACGCAGTGACAGCAACGGACACATGGGGACCAGCTTCATTACACCCAAACTGCCCACATCAGGTCACAG TGTGACTGCCCTGCTCAGAGAAAACGGCACTGTCACAGAGGCCTTCGAGGAAGTCATAGACGTTCCCACGGGGTCCAAACTGTCCCGTCAAGATGGAGACGGAGAGGAGGTGGAAaatgaagaggaggagaggagaaaggTTCCCTTGTTGGCTTTCAGAGAGAACGGCAGCATGCATGATGTGAGCGGACTGGAGGAAAACCTAGCACAGTAG
- the LOC113065643 gene encoding ensconsin-like isoform X3: MPAPLRMRRRGACRSAIPSLSTIAEEEEGQRSCKRRGKGGGSDYLLRADEKSSWSQPDSSASGQYTYTIPSPTDIHIVTRPEPLTLKIDERQRLARERREELEKQNAVRDSKWIEREERSRQFHERQLEERRKKLDEQRDKEDRRRAAVEEKRRQKLEEEKVRNEAVIRRTMERSQRVRPKSNRWSWGGTISTSTSHISDTDRRTVSTMNLSKPTDPVISKRLSYSSATLLNSPDRGTRRMPLTPWENTMINRLQTPTQSYLARSRSAMSLSGEAVTHVCPRSASCHPVSSMSFKSIQSRSAERPIKAGLTFERPVRAGYIPPDSSTRRKTTQILPIDRKDKDNVRKSWSNLSYPTSSLSLFTPKRSPSPAGHRCRVTNPSPTRGSTKPLQKTPNLKKSRSPPPPTSIPLSPSNPSSSSGNLRPNRVTSESPRVTPEGEGAKKEDVEPPKVKPEAPTTKSEPSPESSGSSPTTRPSAGTTDPEEASRLLAEKRRQAREQREREEEEKRLQEEAERRSREEMARRKAEERAKREEEAQRQAEEKKRQEEEEAKRLEEEKAQKEKEEAERLQRQKEEEEARQREEAERLRLEREKHFQKEEAERMERKKRLEEIMKRTRRSDQKTTPQRNGEGSQQSGQNSASSVSSSPSVSMSAPQAPEISETIRSDSNGHMGTSFITPKLPTSGHSVTALLRENGTVTEAFEEVIDVPTGSKLSRQDGDGEEVENEEEERRKVPLLAFRENGSMHDVSGLEENLAQ, translated from the exons atgCCGGCCCCCCTCAGGATGAGGAGGAGGGGGGCCTGCAGGTCAGCTATCCCGTCTCTCTCCACCATCGCTGAGGAAGAAGAGGGACAGCGGAGCTGCAAGAGACGAGGGAAAGGAGGAG GCTCTGACTACCTTCTTAGAGCAGATGAGAAGTCGTCATGGAGTCAGCCAGACTCCTCTGCGTCTGGACAGTACACCTACACCATTCCCAGCCCTACAGACATACACATCGTTACCAGACCAG AGCCTCTCACGCTGAAGATCGATGAAAGGCAGAGACTCGCCCGTGAACGAAGGGAGGAGCTGGAGAAGCAGAATG ctgtacgGGATTCCAAGTGGATTGAGAGAGAGGAGAGATCCAGACAGTTTCATGAGAGACAGCTGGAAGAGCGCAGGAAAAAGCTTGATGAGCAGCGGGATAAAGAAGATAGGAGACGTGCTGCTGTGGAGGAGAAACGACGGCAGAAACTGGAGGAGGAGAAG GTCCGGAATGAGGCTGTTATCAGGAGGACCATGGAGAGGAGTCAGAGAGTCAGGCCGAAGTCCAACCGCTGGAGCTGGGGTGGAACAATCTCTACTAGCACCTCACACATCAGCG atACTGACAGAAGGACAGTCTCTACTATGAATCTGTCCAAACCCACAGACCCAGTCATTTCAAAACGCCTGTCATATTCCTCAGCCACCTTGCTGAATTCACCAGATAGAG GTACGCGTCGCATGCCTCTTACCCCATGGGAGAATACAATGATCAATCGACTACAGACACCAACACAATCCTACCTGGCCAGGAGTCGCAGCGCCATGTCTTTGTCTGGAGAAGCAG TGACCCACGTTTGTCCTCGCTCAGCCTCCTGTCACCCAGTGAGCTCCATGTCCTTCAAGTCCATCCAGTCACGCAGCGCTGAGCGACCAATCAAAGCAGGCCTTACTTTTGAGAGACCAGTCAGAGCAGGGTATATCCCTCCAGATAGCAGCACTCGCAGAAAGACCACCCAGATTCTCCCG ATTGACAGGAAGGATAAAGACAATGTGAGAAAGTCGTGGAGTAACCTGTCATATCCCACTAGCAGTCTGAGCCTGTTCACACCCAAGAGATCTCCTTCACCTGCCGGTCATCGCTGCAGGGTCACCAATCCTTCCCCCACCAG GGGCTCTACTAAACCTCTTCAGAAGACACCTAACCTGAAAAAGTCCAGGTCTCCTCCTCCACCAACATCAATTCCTCTGTCTCCCAGTAACCCATCCTCATCATCAGGCAATCTCAGGCCCAACAGAGTGACATCCGAGAGCCCGAGAGTTACCCCAGAAGGAGAGGGGGCCAAAAAAGAGGATGTTGAACCTCCTAAAGTTAAACCTGAGGCTCCTACAACTAAATCAGAACCATCTCCTG AAAGTTCAGGAAGTTCTCCAACTACACGGCCCTCTGCAGGCACAACAGATCCTGAGGAGGCATCACGACTGCTGGCTGAGAAGCGACGGCAGGccagagaacagagagagagagaagaagaggagaaaagacTGCAGGAAGAGGCTGAAAG GCGTAGCAGGGAGGAAATGGCCCGCAGGAAGGCAGAGGAACGAgcaaagagagaggaggaggcaCAGCGGCAGGCCGAAGAGAAGAAGAGacaagaggaggaggaggcaaAGCGTTTAGAGGAGGAGAAAGCTCAGAAGGAGAAAGAGGAAGCGGAGCGCCTGCAGAGACAg aaagaggaagaggaggcccGTCAGAGAGAAGAGGCAGAGCGTCTGCgtctagagagagagaaacacttcCAGAAAGAGGAGGCGGAGAGAATGGAGAGGAAGAAA CGCCTTGAGGAAATTATGAAACGCACACGCCGATCTGATCAG AAAACCACCCCACAGAGAAATGGCGAGGGAAGCCAGCAGAGCGGACAGAATTCAG CGAGTTCAGTGTCCAGCAGCCCTTCAGTAAGCATGTCGGCCCCTCAGGCTCCAGAGATCTCTGAGACCATACGCAGTGACAGCAACGGACACATGGGGACCAGCTTCATTACACCCAAACTGCCCACATCAGGTCACAG TGTGACTGCCCTGCTCAGAGAAAACGGCACTGTCACAGAGGCCTTCGAGGAAGTCATAGACGTTCCCACGGGGTCCAAACTGTCCCGTCAAGATGGAGACGGAGAGGAGGTGGAAaatgaagaggaggagaggagaaaggTTCCCTTGTTGGCTTTCAGAGAGAACGGCAGCATGCATGATGTGAGCGGACTGGAGGAAAACCTAGCACAGTAG
- the LOC113065643 gene encoding ensconsin-like isoform X4: protein MPAPLRMRRRGACRSAIPSLSTIAEEEEGQRSCKRRGKGGGSDYLLRADEKSSWSQPDSSASGQYTYTIPSPTDIHIVTRPEPLTLKIDERQRLARERREELEKQNAVRDSKWIEREERSRQFHERQLEERRKKLDEQRDKEDRRRAAVEEKRRQKLEEEKVRNEAVIRRTMERSQRVRPKSNRWSWGGTISTSTSHISDTDRRTVSTMNLSKPTDPVISKRLSYSSATLLNSPDRGTRRMPLTPWENTMINRLQTPTQSYLARSRSAMSLSGEAASCHPVSSMSFKSIQSRSAERPIKAGLTFERPVRAGYIPPDSSTRRKTTQILPIDRKDKDNVRKSWSNLSYPTSSLSLFTPKRSPSPAGHRCRVTNPSPTRGSTKPLQKTPNLKKSRSPPPPTSIPLSPSNPSSSSGNLRPNRVTSESPRVTPEGEGAKKEDVEPPKVKPEAPTTKSEPSPESSGSSPTTRPSAGTTDPEEASRLLAEKRRQAREQREREEEEKRLQEEAERRSREEMARRKAEERAKREEEAQRQAEEKKRQEEEEAKRLEEEKAQKEKEEAERLQRQKEEEEARQREEAERLRLEREKHFQKEEAERMERKKRLEEIMKRTRRSDQKTTPQRNGEGSQQSGQNSASSVSSSPSVSMSAPQAPEISETIRSDSNGHMGTSFITPKLPTSGHSVTALLRENGTVTEAFEEVIDVPTGSKLSRQDGDGEEVENEEEERRKVPLLAFRENGSMHDVSGLEENLAQ from the exons atgCCGGCCCCCCTCAGGATGAGGAGGAGGGGGGCCTGCAGGTCAGCTATCCCGTCTCTCTCCACCATCGCTGAGGAAGAAGAGGGACAGCGGAGCTGCAAGAGACGAGGGAAAGGAGGAG GCTCTGACTACCTTCTTAGAGCAGATGAGAAGTCGTCATGGAGTCAGCCAGACTCCTCTGCGTCTGGACAGTACACCTACACCATTCCCAGCCCTACAGACATACACATCGTTACCAGACCAG AGCCTCTCACGCTGAAGATCGATGAAAGGCAGAGACTCGCCCGTGAACGAAGGGAGGAGCTGGAGAAGCAGAATG ctgtacgGGATTCCAAGTGGATTGAGAGAGAGGAGAGATCCAGACAGTTTCATGAGAGACAGCTGGAAGAGCGCAGGAAAAAGCTTGATGAGCAGCGGGATAAAGAAGATAGGAGACGTGCTGCTGTGGAGGAGAAACGACGGCAGAAACTGGAGGAGGAGAAG GTCCGGAATGAGGCTGTTATCAGGAGGACCATGGAGAGGAGTCAGAGAGTCAGGCCGAAGTCCAACCGCTGGAGCTGGGGTGGAACAATCTCTACTAGCACCTCACACATCAGCG atACTGACAGAAGGACAGTCTCTACTATGAATCTGTCCAAACCCACAGACCCAGTCATTTCAAAACGCCTGTCATATTCCTCAGCCACCTTGCTGAATTCACCAGATAGAG GTACGCGTCGCATGCCTCTTACCCCATGGGAGAATACAATGATCAATCGACTACAGACACCAACACAATCCTACCTGGCCAGGAGTCGCAGCGCCATGTCTTTGTCTGGAGAAGCAG CCTCCTGTCACCCAGTGAGCTCCATGTCCTTCAAGTCCATCCAGTCACGCAGCGCTGAGCGACCAATCAAAGCAGGCCTTACTTTTGAGAGACCAGTCAGAGCAGGGTATATCCCTCCAGATAGCAGCACTCGCAGAAAGACCACCCAGATTCTCCCG ATTGACAGGAAGGATAAAGACAATGTGAGAAAGTCGTGGAGTAACCTGTCATATCCCACTAGCAGTCTGAGCCTGTTCACACCCAAGAGATCTCCTTCACCTGCCGGTCATCGCTGCAGGGTCACCAATCCTTCCCCCACCAG GGGCTCTACTAAACCTCTTCAGAAGACACCTAACCTGAAAAAGTCCAGGTCTCCTCCTCCACCAACATCAATTCCTCTGTCTCCCAGTAACCCATCCTCATCATCAGGCAATCTCAGGCCCAACAGAGTGACATCCGAGAGCCCGAGAGTTACCCCAGAAGGAGAGGGGGCCAAAAAAGAGGATGTTGAACCTCCTAAAGTTAAACCTGAGGCTCCTACAACTAAATCAGAACCATCTCCTG AAAGTTCAGGAAGTTCTCCAACTACACGGCCCTCTGCAGGCACAACAGATCCTGAGGAGGCATCACGACTGCTGGCTGAGAAGCGACGGCAGGccagagaacagagagagagagaagaagaggagaaaagacTGCAGGAAGAGGCTGAAAG GCGTAGCAGGGAGGAAATGGCCCGCAGGAAGGCAGAGGAACGAgcaaagagagaggaggaggcaCAGCGGCAGGCCGAAGAGAAGAAGAGacaagaggaggaggaggcaaAGCGTTTAGAGGAGGAGAAAGCTCAGAAGGAGAAAGAGGAAGCGGAGCGCCTGCAGAGACAg aaagaggaagaggaggcccGTCAGAGAGAAGAGGCAGAGCGTCTGCgtctagagagagagaaacacttcCAGAAAGAGGAGGCGGAGAGAATGGAGAGGAAGAAA CGCCTTGAGGAAATTATGAAACGCACACGCCGATCTGATCAG AAAACCACCCCACAGAGAAATGGCGAGGGAAGCCAGCAGAGCGGACAGAATTCAG CGAGTTCAGTGTCCAGCAGCCCTTCAGTAAGCATGTCGGCCCCTCAGGCTCCAGAGATCTCTGAGACCATACGCAGTGACAGCAACGGACACATGGGGACCAGCTTCATTACACCCAAACTGCCCACATCAGGTCACAG TGTGACTGCCCTGCTCAGAGAAAACGGCACTGTCACAGAGGCCTTCGAGGAAGTCATAGACGTTCCCACGGGGTCCAAACTGTCCCGTCAAGATGGAGACGGAGAGGAGGTGGAAaatgaagaggaggagaggagaaaggTTCCCTTGTTGGCTTTCAGAGAGAACGGCAGCATGCATGATGTGAGCGGACTGGAGGAAAACCTAGCACAGTAG
- the LOC113065643 gene encoding ensconsin-like isoform X2 — MPAPLRMRRRGACRSAIPSLSTIAEEEEGQRSCKRRGKGGGSDYLLRADEKSSWSQPDSSASGQYTYTIPSPTDIHIVTRPEPLTLKIDERQRLARERREELEKQNAVRDSKWIEREERSRQFHERQLEERRKKLDEQRDKEDRRRAAVEEKRRQKLEEEKVRNEAVIRRTMERSQRVRPKSNRWSWGGTISTSTSHISDTDRRTVSTMNLSKPTDPVISKRLSYSSATLLNSPDRALQKQTSLSSSCLIKKTQSKSQISKEKIPQDKSAGTRRMPLTPWENTMINRLQTPTQSYLARSRSAMSLSGEAVTHVCPRSASCHPVSSMSFKSIQSRSAERPIKAGLTFERPVRAGYIPPDSSTRRKTTQILPIDRKDKDNVRKSWSNLSYPTSSLSLFTPKRSPSPAGHRCRVTNPSPTRGSTKPLQKTPNLKKSRSPPPPTSIPLSPSNPSSSSGNLRPNRVTSESPRVTPEGEGAKKEDVEPPKVKPEAPTTKSEPSPESSGSSPTTRPSAGTTDPEEASRLLAEKRRQAREQREREEEEKRLQEEAERRSREEMARRKAEERAKREEEAQRQAEEKKRQEEEEAKRLEEEKAQKEKEEAERLQRQKEEEEARQREEAERLRLEREKHFQKEEAERMERKKRLEEIMKRTRRSDQKTTPQRNGEGSQQSGQNSASSVSSSPSVSMSAPQAPEISETIRSDSNGHMGTSFITPKLPTSGHSVTALLRENGTVTEAFEEVIDVPTGSKLSRQDGDGEEVENEEEERRKVPLLAFRENGSMHDVSGLEENLAQ, encoded by the exons atgCCGGCCCCCCTCAGGATGAGGAGGAGGGGGGCCTGCAGGTCAGCTATCCCGTCTCTCTCCACCATCGCTGAGGAAGAAGAGGGACAGCGGAGCTGCAAGAGACGAGGGAAAGGAGGAG GCTCTGACTACCTTCTTAGAGCAGATGAGAAGTCGTCATGGAGTCAGCCAGACTCCTCTGCGTCTGGACAGTACACCTACACCATTCCCAGCCCTACAGACATACACATCGTTACCAGACCAG AGCCTCTCACGCTGAAGATCGATGAAAGGCAGAGACTCGCCCGTGAACGAAGGGAGGAGCTGGAGAAGCAGAATG ctgtacgGGATTCCAAGTGGATTGAGAGAGAGGAGAGATCCAGACAGTTTCATGAGAGACAGCTGGAAGAGCGCAGGAAAAAGCTTGATGAGCAGCGGGATAAAGAAGATAGGAGACGTGCTGCTGTGGAGGAGAAACGACGGCAGAAACTGGAGGAGGAGAAG GTCCGGAATGAGGCTGTTATCAGGAGGACCATGGAGAGGAGTCAGAGAGTCAGGCCGAAGTCCAACCGCTGGAGCTGGGGTGGAACAATCTCTACTAGCACCTCACACATCAGCG atACTGACAGAAGGACAGTCTCTACTATGAATCTGTCCAAACCCACAGACCCAGTCATTTCAAAACGCCTGTCATATTCCTCAGCCACCTTGCTGAATTCACCAGATAGAG CCTTACAGAAGCAGACATCTCTCTCGTCGTCTTGcttgattaaaaaaacacaatctaaATCCCAAATCTCCAAAGAGAAGATCCCTCAGGACAAATCAGCAG GTACGCGTCGCATGCCTCTTACCCCATGGGAGAATACAATGATCAATCGACTACAGACACCAACACAATCCTACCTGGCCAGGAGTCGCAGCGCCATGTCTTTGTCTGGAGAAGCAG TGACCCACGTTTGTCCTCGCTCAGCCTCCTGTCACCCAGTGAGCTCCATGTCCTTCAAGTCCATCCAGTCACGCAGCGCTGAGCGACCAATCAAAGCAGGCCTTACTTTTGAGAGACCAGTCAGAGCAGGGTATATCCCTCCAGATAGCAGCACTCGCAGAAAGACCACCCAGATTCTCCCG ATTGACAGGAAGGATAAAGACAATGTGAGAAAGTCGTGGAGTAACCTGTCATATCCCACTAGCAGTCTGAGCCTGTTCACACCCAAGAGATCTCCTTCACCTGCCGGTCATCGCTGCAGGGTCACCAATCCTTCCCCCACCAG GGGCTCTACTAAACCTCTTCAGAAGACACCTAACCTGAAAAAGTCCAGGTCTCCTCCTCCACCAACATCAATTCCTCTGTCTCCCAGTAACCCATCCTCATCATCAGGCAATCTCAGGCCCAACAGAGTGACATCCGAGAGCCCGAGAGTTACCCCAGAAGGAGAGGGGGCCAAAAAAGAGGATGTTGAACCTCCTAAAGTTAAACCTGAGGCTCCTACAACTAAATCAGAACCATCTCCTG AAAGTTCAGGAAGTTCTCCAACTACACGGCCCTCTGCAGGCACAACAGATCCTGAGGAGGCATCACGACTGCTGGCTGAGAAGCGACGGCAGGccagagaacagagagagagagaagaagaggagaaaagacTGCAGGAAGAGGCTGAAAG GCGTAGCAGGGAGGAAATGGCCCGCAGGAAGGCAGAGGAACGAgcaaagagagaggaggaggcaCAGCGGCAGGCCGAAGAGAAGAAGAGacaagaggaggaggaggcaaAGCGTTTAGAGGAGGAGAAAGCTCAGAAGGAGAAAGAGGAAGCGGAGCGCCTGCAGAGACAg aaagaggaagaggaggcccGTCAGAGAGAAGAGGCAGAGCGTCTGCgtctagagagagagaaacacttcCAGAAAGAGGAGGCGGAGAGAATGGAGAGGAAGAAA CGCCTTGAGGAAATTATGAAACGCACACGCCGATCTGATCAG AAAACCACCCCACAGAGAAATGGCGAGGGAAGCCAGCAGAGCGGACAGAATTCAG CGAGTTCAGTGTCCAGCAGCCCTTCAGTAAGCATGTCGGCCCCTCAGGCTCCAGAGATCTCTGAGACCATACGCAGTGACAGCAACGGACACATGGGGACCAGCTTCATTACACCCAAACTGCCCACATCAGGTCACAG TGTGACTGCCCTGCTCAGAGAAAACGGCACTGTCACAGAGGCCTTCGAGGAAGTCATAGACGTTCCCACGGGGTCCAAACTGTCCCGTCAAGATGGAGACGGAGAGGAGGTGGAAaatgaagaggaggagaggagaaaggTTCCCTTGTTGGCTTTCAGAGAGAACGGCAGCATGCATGATGTGAGCGGACTGGAGGAAAACCTAGCACAGTAG
- the LOC113065353 gene encoding chemokine XC receptor 1-like, which yields MTEDYTSIEPEDQLCHKEEVVKIGSIVIPVYFALLVVFSCIGNLLVLVILVLYEKFRLLINILILNLAVADLLFTFGLPFWASYYIWGWTFGEVGCKAVKFLFYLGFYSSVLFLTVMTVQRYMAVVHPLSDWERCRGFSVAPFIVWILSGTAALLISFHSQVLEHEGVLYCEFDSIPVKHAAVYLQNVFFLIAFCIMGFCQVRMFQRITQSRTKRRHKSIKLIFSIGLVFFIGWAPYNIVMFLRIQQDNGLSSFMDCNVSIRLDYAFYACRLLAFSPCCLNPVLYALIGEKFQKHLKTILKKMC from the coding sequence ATGACTGAAGACTATACATCTATAGAACCAGAAGACCAACTTTGTCACAAAGAAGAGGTGGTCAAAATTGGATCCATTGTTATTCCAGTTTATTTCGCTTTGCTGGTTGTGTTTAGTTGCATTGGTAACCTGCTGGTTCTGGTCATCCTGGTGCTGTATGAGAAGTTTAGATTGCTTATCAACATCCTGATCCTCAATTTAGCCGTGGCAGATCTGCTTTTCACTTTTGGACTTCCGTTTTGGGCCTCGTACTACATCTGGGGTTGGACATTTGGAGAGGTTGGCTGTAAAGCGGTGAAGTTTCTGTTCTACCTCGGCTTTTACAGCAGCGTGTTGTTCTTGACTGTAATGACCGTTCAGCGTTACATGGCAGTGGTTCATCCTCTGTCTGACTGGGAGAGATGCAGAGGCTTTTCAGTTGCTCCTTTTATCGTTTGGATCCTGAGTGGAACAGCTGCACTCTTAATCTCCTTTCATAGCCAAGTCTTAGAACATGAAGGGGTTCTTTACTGTGAATTTGACAGTATTCCAGTGAAGCATGCTGctgtttatttacaaaatgttttcttctTGATTGCATTTTGCATCATGGGATTTTGTCAAGTCAGAATGTTCCAGAGAATCACACAATCCCGAACAAAGCGGCGACATAAGTCTATCAAACTAATATTCTCCATCGGGCTGGTATTCTTCATCGGTTGGGCTCCATACAACATTGTTATGTTCTTGAGAATTCAGCAGGATAATGGTCTGTCTTCGTTCATGGACTGTAATGTATCCATTCGTCTTGATTATGCATTTTACGCCTGCCGACTGCTGGCTTTTTCACCTTGTTGCTTAAACCCAGTGCTTTATGCTCTAATTGGAGAAaaatttcagaaacatttaaagacaatattgaagaaaatgtgttaa